From the genome of Bacillus thuringiensis, one region includes:
- a CDS encoding tyrosine-type recombinase/integrase, which yields MNKKQHLIDVQPIRSKEQIEDMKWALKRHCSERDYILFLVGIHTGLRVSDLLQLETQTIVKLRQKKRKEFKIKEGKTKRERMINLTSIFYEVYSYAQTLENNWLFPSRKGNQPISKIQAYRQLQKAGDFAGIESIGTHTMRKTFGYWFYKQTKDVAMLQDILNHSTPQITLKYIGINKEEKDNILDVFHI from the coding sequence ATGAACAAAAAACAACATCTTATTGATGTCCAACCCATCCGTAGCAAAGAACAGATCGAAGATATGAAATGGGCTCTCAAACGTCATTGTTCCGAGCGAGACTATATTCTCTTTCTTGTTGGCATTCATACCGGACTACGTGTAAGTGATCTACTCCAACTTGAAACACAAACCATAGTAAAACTAAGACAAAAAAAGAGAAAAGAATTTAAAATCAAAGAAGGAAAAACAAAAAGAGAACGCATGATTAACCTAACTTCTATTTTTTATGAAGTCTATTCCTATGCCCAAACTCTAGAAAATAACTGGTTATTTCCTTCTCGAAAAGGAAATCAACCCATTAGTAAGATCCAGGCCTATCGACAATTACAAAAAGCCGGAGATTTCGCGGGTATAGAATCTATAGGGACTCATACCATGCGCAAAACCTTCGGCTATTGGTTCTACAAACAAACAAAAGATGTTGCTATGTTGCAAGACATACTTAATCACAGCACACCACAAATTACACTAAAATATATCGGAATCAATAAAGAAGAAAAAGATAATATACTTGATGTATTTCATATTTAA